A segment of the Frankineae bacterium MT45 genome:
TCCGGCCGCACCGAAAGCCTCGGCCGCCTCCCGGCGCTTCTTGGCCTCCTTGGTGATGACTCGCAGCACCTCGTCGTCATCGAGTTCGCGGGCTTCCTTACCCGAGACCTCCTCGTTGGCGATGGCGGTGAGGGTCATCCGGATGGTGGCGGTGGCCAGTTCGTCGCGGGCCTTCATCGATGTGGTGAGGTCAGCGCGCAGACGCGCCTTCAGGTCAGACATGCCTCCAGGTTAGTGCCATCAGCCAGCGCAATTCCGTCATCGCACAGCAGGTTGATCAGCGCGCTCGCTAGGGTGGGAATCATGGCGCCTCAGATCGCGACGAACACCAAGGTCGATCGCGAGGGACTGCTCGAGTTCCTCCGCCCTCGTCACCACGGCATCCTCATAACCGAACGAAGCGATGGTTCACCTCAGACCTCGCCGGTCACCTGCGGGGTCGACACCGAGGGACGGGTCGTCGTCGCCACCTATCCGCAGAGGGCCAAGACAGCCAACGCGCGGCGCGCTGGGCGGGCCTCGATCCTGGTGCTGTCGGACACCTTCGACGGACCGTGGGTCCAGGTCGACGGGTCGGCCGAGGTGCTCGACATTCCCGACGCGGTCGAGCCGCTCGTCGAGTATTTCCGGGTGATCGCGGGCGAGCACTCGGACTGGGACGAGTATCGGGAGGCGATGCGGCGCCAGAACAAGTCGCTCATCCGCATCTCGCCGACGCGCTGGGGACCGATCGCGACCGGAGGCTTCCCGCCGGCGCAGGACGACTGACCCCGGCGGACGGAGCAGGATCGTGGGAAGCGAAGCCTCCGACGAACTCGACGAGGTGGCCGACGAGCTCTACTCGCTGGTCCCGGACGAGTTCATCGCCGAACGAAACCGCCAGGAGAAGCAGGCGAAAGCCGCCGGGAACCCTGACCTCGCCGCCGCCATCCACGGGCTCCCTAAGCCGAATATCGTCGGCTGGTTGGCCAATCAGCTGGCCCGTCAACACGCTGAGGAGATCGCGCCCCTCATCGACATCGGCGCAGCCATGCGGGAGGCGACCCGGGAGCTGAGCATGGAGCAGCTGCGTGACCTCACCGCCAAGCAGCGGCAGGTGGTGAATGCCCTGGTTCAGCAGGCGAAAGTCATCGCGTCGGCGGCGGAGAAGACGGTCAGCGAGGAGAACCGTCGCGGCCTGGAGGCGACACTGCACGCCGCCCTGGCCGATGAGCAGGCGGCTCACCTGTTGCTGGCCGGACGACTCACCGGCGCGCTGCGGCGTAGTGGATTCGGCGATGAGGAGGCGGCGCTCATCGCCCCTGCGCCGCCGTCCCGGCGCCCGAAGCTCCGGCTGGTCCCGTCGACGGGTAGCGACGCCGAGACGCCGTCGGATCCCGCTGCCCGGCGCAACGCCGCCGCCTTGGCCCGGGCCGAGGAGATCCTGAGCGAGGCGATGGCGCAGGCCGAGACGGTCGGGGCCGAACTGGAGGCGGCCAGGGGCGAGTTCGCCGCGGCACAGCAGGGCGAGGAGTCGGCGCGGGACAACGTGGATCGTCTGCGGGCCGAACTTGAGGATGCCCTCGACGCCCAGCGACTAGCCGAACGCGAGGCGCGACGGCGGCAGACGCAGCTGGAGCGGCAGGAACTGGCGACCCGGCAGGCCCGGCGCGCGCTAGAGAAGGCGGTGCAGGCGCGGGACGACCTCGCCGGCGACTAAGCGGCTGGGGCGTGCCGTCGTGCCAGAACCATGAATGTTTAGCGGCTGAGAGCGGCGGGAAGAGTAGCTGCGTGGCAACCCAGCCAGTAGTTCGTTCCCATCGCAGTCTGGTTCCGGCTCGACTGGACCGTCTGCCGTGGTCCAGATTTCACTGGATGGTGATCGTCGGTCTGGGTGTCGCCTGGATTCTCGACGGCCTGGAGATTCAGATCGTCTCGCAGGCCGGCTACCAGGATTCGCTCGGCCTCAGCAACGGGCAGGTCGGCGCCGTCGGGTCGGTCTACCTGGCCGGGGAGGTCATCGGCGCTCTCGTCTTCGGGCGCATCACCGACCGGCTCGGACGTCGGCGGCTCTTCATCATCACCCTGGGCGTGTACCTCGTCGCGAGCGGAATGGCCGGATTTAGCTGGGGATTGTGGTCGCTGCTCCTCTTCCGTTTCATCGCCGGTCTGGGTATCGGCGGTGAATACACCGCGATCAACTCGGCGATCGATGAACTCATCCCGTCGCACTACCGGGGCCGCGTCGACATCGCCATCAACGGAACCTACTGGGGTGGCGCCGCGCTCGGAGCCGCGGCGAACCTGTACCTGCTGTCGGACAAAGTCCCGGAGAACATCGGCTGGCGCATCGGATTCTTCATCGGCCCGATGATCGGCTTGGCTGTCATCTCGCTGCGACGACATATACCCGAGAGCCCGCGGTGGCTGATGACCCACGGGCGCGAGGAGGAGGCCGAACAGACGGTCGACGACATCGAGGCGCGCGTCGAGTCCGAAGGCGTGACGCTGGAACCGGTGCCCGACAGCAAGGCACTGGACGTCACGCCGGTGCCGAGCGTCGGCTACGTACAACTGGCCAAGGTCTTCTTCGGCCAGTACCCGTCGCGATCATTTCTGGGCTTCAGCATGATGGTGACCCAGGCGTTTCTCTACAACGCCATCTTCTTCACCTATGCCCTCGTTCTGGAGAACTTCTACGGCGTATCCAAGGCGCACACCAGCTACTACTTCTTCCCCTTCGCGATAGGTAATCTTCTCGGGCCGCTGCTGCTCGGGCATCTCTTCGACACCGTTGGCCGCCGGCGCATGATCACCTTTACCTATACATTCTCAGGGGTCCTGCTACTCGTCTCGGCGTACTTCTTCCACGCCGGCCTGCTTACCGCCACCACGCAGACGATCTTCTGGTGCGTCATCTTCTTCTTCGCCTCGGCCGGCGCCTCCTCGGCCTACCTGACGGTGAGCGAGATCTTCCCGCTGGAGCTGCGCGGGCAGGC
Coding sequences within it:
- a CDS encoding PPOX class probable F420-dependent enzyme encodes the protein MAPQIATNTKVDREGLLEFLRPRHHGILITERSDGSPQTSPVTCGVDTEGRVVVATYPQRAKTANARRAGRASILVLSDTFDGPWVQVDGSAEVLDIPDAVEPLVEYFRVIAGEHSDWDEYREAMRRQNKSLIRISPTRWGPIATGGFPPAQDD
- a CDS encoding Predicted arabinose efflux permease, MFS family (manually curated), whose amino-acid sequence is MATQPVVRSHRSLVPARLDRLPWSRFHWMVIVGLGVAWILDGLEIQIVSQAGYQDSLGLSNGQVGAVGSVYLAGEVIGALVFGRITDRLGRRRLFIITLGVYLVASGMAGFSWGLWSLLLFRFIAGLGIGGEYTAINSAIDELIPSHYRGRVDIAINGTYWGGAALGAAANLYLLSDKVPENIGWRIGFFIGPMIGLAVISLRRHIPESPRWLMTHGREEEAEQTVDDIEARVESEGVTLEPVPDSKALDVTPVPSVGYVQLAKVFFGQYPSRSFLGFSMMVTQAFLYNAIFFTYALVLENFYGVSKAHTSYYFFPFAIGNLLGPLLLGHLFDTVGRRRMITFTYTFSGVLLLVSAYFFHAGLLTATTQTIFWCVIFFFASAGASSAYLTVSEIFPLELRGQAISFFFALSQGAGGVVAPFLFGHLIGGQNNPNPDRTPLSWGYVLGGVIMILGGLVAWYFAVDAERKSLEDIANPLSVSRSSPPTSPAGAAAAPA